tgaatgctgtttttaaatcaaaaatgccactctgcctgaagaaaaggatctttgatcaatgcgttttgccagtgatgacgtatggatgtgaaacttggacactgaacgccaagatgcaaaataaaatccaatgcactcaaagaagtatggaacgctgtatgcttggcataacgaggaaagacaggaagcggaacacgtgggtgagaaatatgacaagggtagtggacatagtggatagagtgaagagattgaaatggcaatgggcgggtcacgtagctaggaggatggacgaaaggtggacaaaagaagtgcttgaatggtacccgagagaaggcaaaagagtaaaaggaagaccgcaaggaagatgggtgaacgaaattaggaaaatgtgcggaatgagatggatgagtgttgcgcaaaacagagacgagtggaagcgtgttggagaggccttcatccagcagtggatggcgaatggctgtaaatgatgatgatatatatatatatatatatatatatatatatatatatatacatatatatatatatatatatatatatacatatatatatatatatatatatatatatatatatatatatatatatatatatatatatatatatatatatatatatatatatatatattttatatatatatatatatatatatatatatatatatatatatatatatatatatatatatatatatatatatatatatatatatatatatatatatatatatatatatatatatattctgatacgtatgtatgtacatatgtacatataaattgagatttaattaattttagttttattgTTTTCAGGATTTGAAGAAGTTTTGCGATGAAGCCAAAGAAGGAGTCATATATTTCAGCCTGGGAACCATCATTAAGAGCTCAGAGCTGTCACCAAAAAAATTAGCAATAATCATTAAGGTTTTCAGCCAATTGAAACAAAGAATCTTGTGGAAATGGGAGACAGATAATCCGCCGAAGGTCTCCAATAACGTTTTAGTATCGAAATGGCTTCCGCAAGCATCGATACTAAGTGGGTACTCATTCAAGTGTGCGTGATGATAAtatcgcattatattatattactcatTGTTCTTGTTCTAGGTCATCCAaatgttaaattattcataACCCACGGCGGACTTCTCGGAAATCAGGAGGCAATTTACTACGGAGTTCCTATACTAGGAATGCCATTCTTCGGAGACCAATTCCTGATCATCGACAAGGCCGTAAAGAACGGCTACGGTTTGAGTTTGATGTACAAAGATATTACAGAACAATCTCTGGCACAAACACTGGATCGATTGATCAACGATCCATCGTTTGCCAGAAAGGCCAAAGGTGTCTCTGCAAGATTTAGAGACAAACCACTCAGTGCCATGGACACGGCCATCTTTTGGGTCGAATACGTAATACGACGCGGTAACGACGATCATATGAGATCGCCTACATTGGATATCAATTGGTATGAGTATCTTTTGCTAGATGTCGCTTTAATATTGATCGCTGGATCAGTTTTAGTCGCTCTATTGATATACTTTTTGATATTAGTGGTGTGTAAATTGCTTTTGTATAGAAAGCCCAGCAAGCGAAAGCCAAAATATCAATAAAGTTACGAGATTGGTTCTGCGGTTGTCTTTTGTAAGGCCGTAAAtactcaattgaaaatttagtgTTCATATTGATCAAAGTGAATCTGTGATTTTTAATGAATCATTTTACGTACGTAAAAAGTGTCATTTTTTATTGTGTACAAAtgtaaggtgaccattcgtgCTGGTTTTACCAGTAGTACAGTACTGATTTTTAGCTATCTGTCCTGGcaagtcgtgagataaaaaccagttcattttattcatacaatattttttattatctaatagGTGGATATTCAAAACCATTAGCGCAAATCTCCTacaaaaaatattggcaaatacGTCGAAATTGTCTCTGTTTTTTTAGGAATAAAGCCACCTACCGTATGACTTCTTTCCTTGATGAACAATTTGAACATGATAAGTGCATATACATACGTTCCAAtgattaaatgtaattttaatggtCCAATGATTAAATGCAATGTTTGTTATAATCTCtaagtataattttaaccagtctTATGTAGAATGTTGTAAAATCATAACattctattttataaatgtttgtctATGACTATCTAATGCTCATtaaccatttttgtaattagaaatattttttggaaaaaatggttttgaatttgaaaaaaatggtcaccttataTAACGttagataataatttttaatcgattcatataatattatcattgaAATTTGATTTAAGCTACAcaacaaatgtatataataaaattcctAATTTAATAATCgaatatttaatgaattttgaaatgattttctgattttcatactcaaattaaattgttgtataataaatatagtgaatcaaaataatattattttaataatcccCAGTTGAGAAATCGAATCCACGatgattatatttttacgtattttttaggttttagttatttttttgcatGGTCAATTTGACATAGCGTGACCGGTgaagtaatattatatacataggtacatagtaGAGTCGATTCAGTAAATTTGCTATTGTTTCATCGAAATGTGGCAATAATTGCACTACGATCGTTGCCTACAAATAACATAAagcgataaattaatttaaagtacGTTTTGAACGGCTCTAATTCGACTATAGCCATCATTAGGAATGCATTTCGCGTCACGGCAAATTATGCAAATTCGGATGCACTAACATTTTCGCTTTTACTATGCAGCGCTTGCATAACGCCTTTTGAATAAGTCTTATGCGAGCGAAATGAAAGGTGACTTTATCTGTGAgcgatattaaattgaaattttatattatacatacatacatacatattgaataaTGGACTGTGTATGAGAGTGCAAGTGTGTGGGTCATATTTGCGAACATTTGCGTAACTTTCTTTCTGTGTACGTTCTGCTAAAAAGTTGTTTCGAAACGCCCTAAAAGTGTGACAATGGCGACAGAAAGTGGCACGCCAACCTCTCTCTTTGGTTGACGCGCTACATTTAACTTTTCAATGGAATCAAAGACTTTTGAAGTAGTTTCAGGACTCGAAAGAAATCTATGGGTACAGGAATGCTTATAAATCTAATGTTAAGGTTCACATTGACAGGTtgcttttattcatttttttttaattttgttgtaAAAAGGTCCCCTTTGAACACCTGtcaaaagtataaaatattcTGGAtctgtttacatttttttttactcgagctacatatgtagttatgaaGAAGAACTGGTTTGCCTTATCAATGCCGCCTGATTCGAGTTCTAAACGAAATCGAAAGCAATTCTTCGATGTTATAATGACTAACTGATCCATTCatgatttatatttcaaatacgaCTGCGAAAAATcagaacaattttaaattaattgattaattaattgatgatttaaaataaaattattaatcattaatttttaaattattaatttgaagcATATAATCAATGAATGGAAAATTATTTTGCTTAAATTTGTTCATTAGTTAACTTGATACGGTTACATTATATTTCTTGTAAAACTCACAATTATTGAAGTGGAACTAAAAttattgtgtacatacatatgtatataatttaaataattgctcatttatatacatacatatgtatgtatgtacaagttacAATGTACAATTACATGCTTCTTTggcatttttaatatgctaaaaTATCTATAACATTCCAATAAGAAAGTGTGAAATAAAAGTTCGTTTAACTCTAGTGTATGTAGAgtgcatttatatttttgtttgtgaaaGCATTCATCAACTATATTAGTGTATGATTATAGACAGCTTCAATGGATCAAGTTTTGGACCATACTTTATTAAGATAacgtaattatatacatacatacatacatgcagagGTATATGTTTTAACGATTTAAACTTTCGAAAAACAGGTAGGTACCATTTTTGCACTGCAGAAATAATTGGTCTCTTCACATAACCAAAATTAACTATTCATTTAATGCAATAcagtatatacgtatacatataagtacattCACATACATACTGTTTTTTAAAGTGTTAAAAACAAGACAAAGAACGTCTTAATTACCTCAAACTTAAAAGAAGAAGCATTTCCAATGagcatttgaaaacaaaatggtCATTTTAAGTTCAATGGAGACAAAAACTGGTTTTCTGTTTTGTATAGCATCTTCTCTTCCTCCAGTAAAAATGCCTGGATGTGAAGTACCCCGGGTTATTGGACTCGTTCCATAACCTTCCACATCCAATGTTCCGTTCTCAATAGCAGCGTAGCATATTCGAGATGCTTATCttcaaattaaatgaatttacacatatgtatatgcatgtatgtatatgtacaatcaaaatttcatttaagtTTGCACGAAAATTAGATTCTAACGATACGTCGTAAGTGTCAATTTCGAAATTTGtcacaaaatatatttactctACAAATCAACACGTTACACTGATGATATTGTGCACAGCAATATTCAAGTTGCACAAGAATCACAGACAAATAGCGTCTTTACAGACGAGAGGAGGTCGAGCTGACACAAATGTGAATAAGTCTGTTTCattttccttattattttttattttatttttatttttattttacgtcAATGTTTGGCGAGTCATGAGTCTTGGGCAACAACCAACACAGTTGGATCTTAACAGGTACAGGTGAGGTGGTCACAGCCTCTTCAGTGCAGGCAGATCACTGCTTCGACCGGACGTGCATCGTCCTCTGTTAATAGCAATTAACCCAGTGCGATCGgcagtgtatataaataaaatagttatttGTGAATGTTTGTGTTTATAATAgtgaaatagtatttttattttaattacatagtgTACAAACAACAATTGTGGATTTCAATTAAGATTATTTGGTTTGATTGTGATCCGCACACAAATTGTCAATTAGGAAAATAGACGCGCTAGTAAACAAATCAATCATTCGAGTCATATTTCAGTTATAATTTCAATAGTTTTGTTTGTCAAAAGCtatatttgagttttttttaaataatgtttgttAAAACTTCAGTAAACAAAAACCTGTATTCAGATTCAGTTTCAACGTAAAATTCATGCAAATTGATGATTGATACTCGTgctggtaattggattattagtcacattgcggcggtcacaaagacaatttttccattaaaatcgcgaatatttggcactcaaattcttgttagtatttttttattttacaaatataccaggaaggcttaaaagataaaccccaaatgcgccttcctggtccacataattattacatagatacatgtaaatctaaacaatatctgacatctatggtcagtatacagatattacaaacatcttattaatacgataaataacgatgaataactttcacgtaacaatacgaattttatattcgataaacaaccacagagacatctacggtgagcaatatggcgaaacctaagatataacaataactaaaggttcgcaacagaaaattgggaaggaaacgccaatgatatgatagttatcgttagtatgatggacttttcggctgccagatgttccgttatagagattttagtgactttgtgaccagtgctttgtgaccagtaatcaccgaaccactcgTGCCATTTTATCAAATGTAAAATTCCGATGTTTTTTAATTCCCAAAACGTACACATTAATTTaacatattcaaatatgaaaatttcaacTGAATACTAGACAAAATGTCATCTTGTTCCACTTGTTTGGATTTAAAGTTAATCGAATGAatctgtgtatttatatacatatagtgctCATATTTTCGTGACATTAATTCAGgttgtttgttttcatttattttattgcgaTATACGACCGCAATTGTAATCCACTCATCTTTTATTGAATAAAGTCGCATTTATGtgtcatttttttactataatttcaaaatatgttaaatGTGTCGAAATCACACACGGTCAATTTTAAATTGCCAAAACTGCGATTTCTAAACGCACTCAGTTTTCTATTTAATATTGCCAATATTTGCGTACAAAGACTTGAGTCAACGCGTgtgtaagttttatttatttctcggCTTATTTTGACAgtcattaacaaaaaaaaattggaaaaaccgGTATTGATGGTGtgaaaattaatagacaaacaATAATTGTTAGAAAAATTGTAATAAGGACAAAGTCACCATGAAATTTTACGTCTGGTGTTTCGTGGCGTTTGCTTTTGCAAACTCAGTTCCAGTTTCAAAATCAGATTATATCTTGGCTATATTCCCTCTGGATATATCAACACATCAAAGGTTCAGTCGACCAATTCTAAGAGAACTTGCAAGCAGAGGTCATACTGTTACGGTCATAACTCCAGAAGAAGATCCAAAGCCTTTACCCAACTACAGGCAGATATTGGTTCCAAGAATTCCACTTTGGGATGCAGGTAAAAACAATTCCgactaaaacaaaaataaaataacttaaatCGGTCAAGTTTAGACGTTCCAAATTAACATTCACCGCTCATCGCTCTGTTAACTATACAATACATAGTTAACGGCTTTTTTACgtacaaaaacaataaaaaaatcagcgATGGACAATACTTTTCTCaacttgtttttatttcatctttgAATGTGATTTCGATTaaatttcaacagaaaataaaagccttgtaaaaacaagCACAAACAAAACCACAAAATTCCATGAACTTCTTCTTAAACTATTTGTTTTAGTTTGACTCAGTTGGAAAGTTCCATCATTGTGCAACTGAATCATGAACATTGACTAAAACTaactcatttaaatttttcagtATCGACAAATGACAGTTCAACAGCATCACCCAAAAAGAGCTCTCATCGAGAGATTCAAATCGATTTGCGAAACAGAAGCCAGATAATCGCAGACACAATCTTAAGTTCAAAAGCTATGAAAGATTTCATGAGCGAAGACAAAACCCCATACAATCTCATAATATGTGAACTTTTTAACATGGAAGTTTTCTACATGTTCTCACACATTTACAAAGCTCCAATAGTGGGATTTTCTTCATTCGGACACGCTCATTCTGTAAACCAAATATTGGGCAATCCTTACGAACTGTCATATGTATCTCACGAGAATCTACAACTACCAAAGCGTTTAAAGATACTCGACAGGGTGCAAAACACCTTTTGGACGATGGTAGATCTCATCGAAAGGGGCTGGTGGATAAATTCCGAACAAGAGGAATTGGTGAAGAAGcatttttcttatttgaaaGAACCGTTGCCGAGTTTGAAGGATTTGGAAAAGAACGTCACACTGGTGCTGGTCAACTCTCATTTCACAGTCGACACTGTAAGACCGATGGTTCCTGGAATTATCGAAATTGCAGGAGTTCATATTGACACCCCGAGAAAACTTCCAAaggtattttgaatttattgacTTTATTGAGAatcgtatgtataaataaatatctacaaaaatttCAAAGAACGGTTTGCGATTTAAGAACAACTCATTTATTATTCATGATTTTACGGTACTAATAAAATTATACTTTATGGGGCTTTAGCGAACAGAAAATCTTTCGTCTATTAATAATTTTACCGTTGCATGATATTGCAGCTCAGTAATTGCAGCTATTCAATTAACATTAACACGTTGGTTTCTGGtgttgtctttgtattttgcaTAAAAGTGTGCTTctgcattattaaaaaaagcaatcaatacatatttttcttattatgataaaatatatttaagacgaagcaaatttttattatttttcaaattatcattttaaatgAGTAGCAAGAACCGTCACCATAATATaatgtgtaaatacatacatatgtacatacatatatactgtcttaCTCTATTTCACTTAAATATTCTttctcacatttttttttcgaaaggcCTCATAtgcttttttattttgcatatttgAGTTTACTTTACTTTCCTTGATTGAActtattacattcaaaattTCTTACATACAATTTGACAAAAAATGAGCCTTAAATCACATATATTACCTACATAAAACTCATTATAacagaaaatatgtataaatattaaaatttcccCACTTTATATTTTCAGGAAGTTGATTCATTTTTAGCTCAAGCAACGGATGGAATTATTTATGTCAATTTCGAAAGTGATGTATTCAAATCTGAAATATGTCCTGGtcgtatgaaattatttttaaaagcattCAAAAGACTGAAACAAAGAGTAGTTTGGGCATGGGAAGGTGAAGAAATACCAGATGCGCCGCGAAATGTAATGATGGTCAAACCAATTCCACAGAGTGACAttttaggtaaaaaaaaaaacacagattataaaaattattttaaattacacgttataaaataataatcgatGTTGAAATTTCAGGATATCCAAAAGTTGAATTGCTTATAACCCATGGAGGTCAAATACACGTACAAGAAGCAATCTCAAGAGGAATCCCGATACTATGCATTCCGATGTATGGAGATCAATTTTCGACGTGTTCCAAAGCGGTCCAAGACGGGTACGGAAAGGAATTAGCCGTTGAAGATCTTTCGGAAGAGACTATAATGAGTGCCACCGTCGAAGTATCCGAAGGTTCTCGAATTCAGGAGAAGATCGAAATGGCATCGTCCCTTTTCAACGACAAGCCGAATCCTGCCATGTATACGGCTATTTATTGGATAGAGTATGCGGGTAGGGGAGCGAACCACATAAAATCCCCTGCCTTAGAATTGTCCTGGTACGAGTACTACTTGTTGGACACCGTTGCCATAATGTGGTTGGCAGCCTACTATATGTTCCGCTTTATATCGTGGATGTGGATGAAcgtagttttgaggaaaaaagtaCCCAGAAATGATATTCAACATCTGATCGAGAAACCAAAAGAGCACTACAAAGAGCAATAATGTTACAAATTACTATTAAGAACAATttacatattaagaaaaaatgaACACGtgagataaataaatttatttaattaaaaaaacacgtTTTTTTCAAGTCCATTTTCTTACGTTAGCGATTTGTTGACGAAGTTGTGGAATTGAATTGTGAGTTGGAGTCGTAGATTTTGAGTACTTTTGAAGTTGAAGtcgtaaaaaaatctattgaattcaattttgctacttgaaatttattaattatatatattttaacaggTTTCAAACGTTCCTAGTAAAGGGATTTGAGTCTTTAAAGTCGGATCCAGAGGTCAGAGTCTTAGTCAGTATCTAaataaaatgatgcaaattcaagcaatcatatttacatacatgttgtacatacacatgtgcgTATATACACATACTAAATAGAGcgtataaaatgataataaaaacgtcaaacatttaatttaaatagcaacttgaaaatattaaaaaatatttaaagttaagtttaatatatctaaataacgaaatatgtatgtaatgaacaTACGTTTATGAAATGGATTGATAATTTCGAAAATAGGATGATTCAACTTAATCTGTAAAAAACAGTCATACGAAAACAatatatcaacagaaataaatatatacgaatGAATTTATTACGATTAGGAAACAattaattcgaatatttttttcttgatttcaAATGCAATATGGACGTCATAAATGAAGCTTTTTTTATGACAATAATAGCGTAGTATTGGTGGGAATAATAATACGAATGGTTTTTATGGAAACCGGTGTCACAAAAGATTTAATAACTGATTGCTGTGAGAGTTTTTTGCGAGTGTGCATCAGTTCGATGGAGTAAATTTGCACTAGTGTTCGACGCGAGTTTCTACCTCGAAGCTGCAAATACATTTTCGCCAATTAATGGATTTCTCTGGTACAGTGTGGCCGACAAAAAACTTCAACAGCGAGCCAATAGTTttgtcatataatatattgttcatATAAATACACTGTTTCAGTGTGCTGACTACGGTCGTATTACGAACAGATGCAACCGAGGGGaactacatattatttttgaattcactttgtaataatgcatatttaataCGTGcaaaatatactataatatacgTTCATAAATCGCGATGACGATTTAAACTGTTCGTTGCGTGCGtaatattaagtacatatacatacatacgtatctttGATACTTCTTAATTGGTAATTCAGTGcctaatttgtaaataatttgatattttataatgtgtatcaaatattggaaaaatattacTATGTGGTGAATTGCAAAATAACTTCAGGCTAACCggtaatgtatatttatatgtaattaaacgTGTTTAATGAATATAATGCCATACATAATGAATTCGAAAGAATCTACACATTTATGACCAAGTCAAGTATGAcgtaaacaaaaatttaaaaaaaaattccaaattattgttatcataattgaaacaactcAGGTTGAATATTTGatacatgtatttacatatgtacaaatacaagATTCAATAAGGTAGTGATCGTTGATAGTTTTAAACTgaaaactttatatttaaaaatcggcatacgtttaaattaaaaattaaaattaaaatttatttattaaatttgatttcatacatattgtacatatgtatgtatat
This Arctopsyche grandis isolate Sample6627 chromosome 7, ASM5162203v2, whole genome shotgun sequence DNA region includes the following protein-coding sequences:
- the LOC143914169 gene encoding UDP-glycosyltransferase UGT5-like, with translation MKFYVWCFVAFAFANSVPVSKSDYILAIFPLDISTHQRFSRPILRELASRGHTVTVITPEEDPKPLPNYRQILVPRIPLWDAVSTNDSSTASPKKSSHREIQIDLRNRSQIIADTILSSKAMKDFMSEDKTPYNLIICELFNMEVFYMFSHIYKAPIVGFSSFGHAHSVNQILGNPYELSYVSHENLQLPKRLKILDRVQNTFWTMVDLIERGWWINSEQEELVKKHFSYLKEPLPSLKDLEKNVTLVLVNSHFTVDTVRPMVPGIIEIAGVHIDTPRKLPKEVDSFLAQATDGIIYVNFESDVFKSEICPGRMKLFLKAFKRLKQRVVWAWEGEEIPDAPRNVMMVKPIPQSDILGYPKVELLITHGGQIHVQEAISRGIPILCIPMYGDQFSTCSKAVQDGYGKELAVEDLSEETIMSATVEVSEGSRIQEKIEMASSLFNDKPNPAMYTAIYWIEYAGRGANHIKSPALELSWYEYYLLDTVAIMWLAAYYMFRFISWMWMNVVLRKKVPRNDIQHLIEKPKEHYKEQ